The genomic interval GCCATGCCCTGACCTTCTTCAGCCTCAGCCATAGCGCTGAGCAGGCGGCGAGCCTGGTTCACGGCGCCGTCGCTGGCAATGCCGACGAAGGTACGACCAGGATCGTCATTGATCCGTTCCTGCTGTAGCGCCAGCGTCTGTTCGTCTTCGGTGATCGTGTCGAAGAACTGATCGAAAAGCTTGTCAGGCACGCCGGTCGCCGGATCGGCCGTGGTGCAGATAGTCCACAAATAATGGCTGGTCGTTTCCGTTTCGGGCGTGATGAAATGGTTGTTCGCCAGTTCAAAGCCATTGTCGCGGCGGCCTTCATAGGCGCCGGTCCCCGCATCGCAGCCACCCGCATTGACGCGCAGGGTCATGCCCCGGGCCGGTTCGAAGCGCACTTCCTGCCAGCGATCGACGCGTCCCTTGAAGCCGCCCGCGTCGATATAGGAACGCGGCGGGACCGAATTGGGCATCTTGCGCAGAAGTTCCACGCGCTTGCCGTCGAACTCTACCTTGGTTTCCGCGCCATAATGCTGTTCGGGGTTACCGCCGATCGTGCCCGCGTGGATGTAAGGCACATGGGTCAGGTCCATGATATTGTCG from Croceicoccus marinus carries:
- a CDS encoding aromatic ring-hydroxylating dioxygenase subunit alpha, giving the protein MRAAWQHTENTDQNSAAQIGRNYLERFMFIKNTWYVAAFAAEIESGKTLARKLLNKPVVLFRTEDGKIAALEDRCSHRAMPLSSGHVDGCRIRCAYHGVEFEADGKCARIPNQERIPPAANVRSYPVVEKDHLIWIWMGDAELADPAQIIDSPEHNDPKWTWRPYNFPVNADWQLIVDNIMDLTHVPYIHAGTIGGNPEQHYGAETKVEFDGKRVELLRKMPNSVPPRSYIDAGGFKGRVDRWQEVRFEPARGMTLRVNAGGCDAGTGAYEGRRDNGFELANNHFITPETETTSHYLWTICTTADPATGVPDKLFDQFFDTITEDEQTLALQQERINDDPGRTFVGIASDGAVNQARRLLSAMAEAEEGQGMAA